A window of the Camelus dromedarius isolate mCamDro1 chromosome 5, mCamDro1.pat, whole genome shotgun sequence genome harbors these coding sequences:
- the LOC105090011 gene encoding LOW QUALITY PROTEIN: olfactory receptor 4F21-like (The sequence of the model RefSeq protein was modified relative to this genomic sequence to represent the inferred CDS: inserted 1 base in 1 codon): MDGPNDSVVSESVLLGLSGSWETKVFLTLIFSLIYLGIILGNLFILFLVIFDSHLHSPMYFLLANLSLIDVGLSSTTVPKMITDLLNGYKIISFQGCMTQICFIHIMGGVEMVLLIAMAFDRYTAICKPLHYLNIMNPKMCVSFVITGWVIGVIHAMSQFAFTINLHFCGPNKVDSFYCDFPRIIKLACTDGAKFEFIVAANSGFMTMGTFFLLILSYIFILATVWKRSSGDLSKAFVTLSAHITVVVXFFTPCMFLYVWPFPTSSADKYLFIVDFVTTPVLNPAIYTLRNRDIKVAIKRMSKGGPYVRFC, encoded by the exons ATGGATGGACCAAATGATTCGgtggtttctgagtctgtatTGCTGGGACTCTCTGGTTCTTGGGAAACCAAAGTTTTTCTCACACTGATATTCTCCTTGATCTACTTAGGGATCATCCTGGgaaatctcttcattttgtttttggtaatttttgattCTCACTTACATTCTCCTATGTACTTCCTGCTTGCCAACCTGTCACTCATTGATGTGGGCCTTTCCTCTACCACAGTGCCCAAGATGATTACAGACCTTTTAAATGGATACAAGATAATCTCTTTCCAAGGTTGTATGACACAAATATGCTTCATCCACATCATGGGAGGAGTGGAGATGGTGTTACTCATAGCCATGGCATTCGACAGATACACGGCAATCTGCAAGCCTCTTCACTACTTGAACATCATGAACCCCAAAATGTGTGTTTCATTTGTAATCACTGGCTGGGTAATTGGAGTGATCCATGCTATGTCTCAGTTTGCTTTCACTATAAATTTGCACTTTTGTGGTCCTAACAAAGTGGACAGCTTTTATTGTGATTTTCCCAGGATAATAAAACTTGCGTGCACAGATGGAGCCAAGTTTGAGTTTATTGTTGCTGCCAACAGTGGCTTCATGACTATGGGCACCTTCTTCCTGCTAATCCTTTCCTACATCTTCATTTTGGCCACTGTCTGGAAACGTTCTTCAGGAGACTTATCCAAGGCATTTGTCACTTTGTCAGCTCACATCACTGTGGTGG CTTTTTTCACTCCATGCATGTTTCTCTATGTATGGCCTTTTCCCACATCATCAGCTGATAAATATCTTTTCATTGTTGACTTTGTTACCACACCTGTCTTGAATCCTGCCATTTATACATTAAGAAACAGAGACATAAAGGTAGCTATAAAAAGGATGAGCAAAGGGGGACCTTACGTCAGATTTTGCTGA
- the LOC105090012 gene encoding olfactory receptor 4F15-like yields MGELNDSVVTEFVLLALSCSWEKKLFLTLICSFLYLGVILGNLLILFLIIFDSHLHCPMYFLLANLSLIDVGLSSTTVPQIITDLLNKYKVISFQNCMTQICFIHIVGGVEMVLLIAMAFDRCTAICKPLHYLNIMNPKICVSFVITGWVIGVIHAMSQFLFVINLPFCGPNKVDSFYCDFPKIIKLACTDGAKLEFIVTANSGFMSMGTFILLILSYSFILVSVWKRSSGDLSKAFVTLSSHMTVVFLFFTPCMFLYVWPSPPPSLDKNLFIVDFAITPVLNPAIYTLRNKDIKVAIKRLQKKISYSRFC; encoded by the coding sequence ATGGGTGAACTAAATGACTCCGTGGTCACTGAGTTTGTATTACTGGCCCTTTCTtgttcttgggaaaaaaaactttttctcacTTTGATATGTTCGTTCCTGTATTTAGGGGTCATCTTGGGaaaccttttaattttgtttttgataatatttgattctCACTTACATTGTCCTATGTACTTCCTGCTAGCCAATCTGTCCCTCATTGACGTGGGTCTTTCCTCTACCACAGTCCCCCAGATAATCACAGACCTTTTAAACAAATACAAAGTAATCTCTTTCCAAAACTGTATGACACAGATATGCTTCATCCACATCGTGGGAGGAGTGGAGATGGTGTTACTCATAGCCATGGCATTTGACAGGTGCACGGCAATATGTAAGCCTCTTCACTACTTGAACATCATGAACCCCAAAATATGTGTTTCATTTGTAATCACTGGCTGGGTAATTGGGGTGATCCATGCCATGtctcagtttttatttgttataaaCTTGCCATTCTGTGGGCCTAACAAAGTGGACAGCTTTTATTGTGACTTTCCTAAGATCATAAAACTTGCATGCACAGATGGGGCCAAGCTGGAGTTTATTGTTACTGCCAACAGTGGCTTCATGAGCATGGGCACCTTCATCCTGCTAATCCTCTCCTATTCCTTCATTTTGGTCAGTGTCTGGAAACGTTCTTCAGGAGACTTATCCAAGGCATTTGTCACTTTGTCATCTCACATgactgtggtttttttgtttttcactccaTGCATGTTTCTCTATGTCTGGCCTTCTCCTCCACCGTCACTTGATAAAAATTTGTTCATTGTTGACTTTGCTATTACACCTGTCTTGAATCCTGCCATCTATACATTAAGGAACAAGGACATAAAGGTAGCAATAAAAAGATTGCAAAAAAAGATATCTTATTCCAGATTTTGTTGA
- the LOC105090010 gene encoding olfactory receptor 4F21-like, giving the protein MDGPNDSVVSEFVLLGLSGSWETKVFLTLIFSFIYLGIILGNLFILFLVIFDSHLHSPMYFLLANLSFIDVGVASTTVPKMITDLLNGYKIISFQGCMTQICFIHIMGGVEMVLLIAMAFDRYTAICKPLHYLNIMNPKICVSFVLTGWVTGVIHAMSQFVFIINLPFCGPNKVDSFYCDFPRIIKLACTDGVKFEFIVAANSGFMSMSTFFLLILSYIFILVTVWKRSLGDLSKAFVTLSAHITVVVLFFTSCMFLYVWPFPRSSIDKYLFIADFAITPVLNPIIYTLRNKDIKAAIKRLSKQKHYIKFC; this is encoded by the coding sequence ATGGATGGACCAAATGATTCAGTGGTTTCTGAGTTTGTATTGCTGGGACTCTCTGGTTCTTGGGAAACCAAAGTTTTTCTCACACTGATATTCTCCTTCATCTATTTGGGGATCATCCTGGgaaatctcttcattttgtttttggtaatttttgattCTCATTTACATTCTCCTATGTACTTCCTGCTTGCCAACTTGTCTTTTATTGATGTGGGCGTTGCCTCTACCACAGTGCCCAAGATGATTACAGACCTTTTAAATGGATACAAGATAATCTCTTTCCAAGGTTGTATGACACAAATATGCTTCATCCACATCATGGGAGGAGTGGAGATGGTGTTACTCATAGCCATGGCATTTGACAGGTACACGGCAATCTGCAAGCCTCTTCACTACTTGAACATCATGAACCCTAAAATATGTGTTTCATTTGTACTCACTGGCTGGGTAACTGGGGTGATCCATGCTATGTCTcagtttgttttcattataaacttGCCCTTTTGTGGTCCTAACAAAGTGGACAGCTTTTATTGTGACTTTCCCAGGATCATAAAACTTGCGTGCACAGATGGAGTCAAGTTTGAGTTCATTGTTGCTGCCAACAGTGGCTTCATGAGCATGAGCACCTTCTTCCTGCTAATCCTTTCTTATATCTTCATTTTGGTCACTGTCTGGAAACGTTCTTTGGGAGATTTATCCAAGGCATTTGTCACTTTGTCAGCTCATATCACTGTGGTggttctttttttcacttcatgcATGTTTCTCTATGTATGGCCTTTCCCCAGATCATCAATTGACAAATATCTGTTCATTGCTGACTTTGCTATTACCCCTGTCTTAAATcccattatatatacattaagGAACAAAGATATAAAGGCAGCCATAAAAAGACTGAGCAAACAAAAACATTATATCAAATTTTGCTGA
- the LOC116153478 gene encoding olfactory receptor 4K3 encodes MEEANQSVVSEFIFHGLCNSRELQTLLLLPFSTLYLMTVMGNLFVVFLIITHSHLHSPMYFLLANLSFVDFCLSSVTTPKLTTDFLKVNKTISFGGCMSQILCVHFFGGGEMVLLVSMAYDRYVAICKPLHYSSIMDRQRCIWLVFISWIIGFVHAISQLAMILELPFCGPTIVDSFFCDIPLVIKLACIDTHTLGILINADSGVLATTCFILLLISYTYILVIVRLHSKDGASKALSTCTSHIIVVVLFFGPCIFIYLWPLNITWVDKFLAVFYTVITPLLNPAIYTLRNKEIKNAIKRLISQHMNSRDKF; translated from the coding sequence ATGGAGGAAGCAAACCAGTCTGTGGTGTCTGAGTTTATTTTCCATGGACTCTGTAACTCAAGAGAGCTCCAGACCCTCCTCTTATTGCCATTTTCTACACTCTACCTGATGACTGTCATGGGCAACCTTTTTGTTGTGTTCCTAATCATCACCCACTCTCATCTGCATTCCCCAATGTACTTCCTCTTAGCCAACCTCTCATTTGTTGACTTCTGCCTTTCCTCAGTAACCACCCCTAAACTGACCACAGACTTCCTAAAGGTTAATAAAACCATCTCCTTTGGGGGCTGCATGAGCCAGATCCTCTGCGTACATTTCTTTGGAGGGGGTGAGATGGTACTGCTTGTGTCAATGGCCTATGACCGttatgtggccatctgcaagccactCCATTACTCCAGCATCATGGACAGGCAAAGGTGCATCTGGCTAGTTTTCATATCATGGATCATTGGCTTTGTGCATGCCATCAGTCAACTAGCTATGATTTTAGAACTTCCCTTCTGTGGGCCCACAATAGTGGACAGCTTCTTCTGTGACATCCCTCTGGTGATCAAACTAGCCTGCATAGATACTCATACTCTAGGAATATTGATAAATGCTGACAGTGGGGTCTTGGCTACAACTTGCTTCATTCTCTTGCTCATCTCCTACACCTATATTCTAGTAATTGTCCGCCTTCACTCGAAGGATGGGGCATCCAAGGCTCTCTCTACTTGTACTTCCCACATCATAGTGGTGGTGCTGTTCTTTGGACCCTGCATCTTCATCTATCTGTGGCCACTTAACATAACTTGGGTGGACAAGTTTCTTGCTGTGTTTTACACAGTAATCACGCCTCTCCTGAATCCGGCCATTTACACACTTAGAAACAAAGAGATTAAGAATGCCATAAAGAGACTGATAAGTCAGCATATGAATTCAAGGGATAAGTTTTAG